The Candidatus Binatia bacterium genome has a window encoding:
- a CDS encoding penicillin acylase family protein, with protein sequence MRNLSGLLWLGAVVTVLAGCSGSNSDEPPMRAEIVRTSFGIPHIKADNFKGLGYGYGYAFSQDNYCELMKEVVRANGRSALFLGDEGNFDADVVYSFFNNDEYIENEFMAAAPRDLDDLVVGYAAGMNRYLRETGAEGLPEGETGCREAAYVREVTPMDLAKVYRKLILRGSMDPLIRAVTSAAPPESLAAAPRVEAQSFAFQAEDLGFIPPSEFGSNAYAIGRDASRSGKGLLFGNPHFPWNGPQRFYNVHLEIPGVYNVAGASLFGVPLVNIGFNEDLAWTHTVSTARRFAFVELRILPTDPMRYQYDDEVREITSHPVTVEVRLEDGSVEERTKTIYMSHVGPIVDLGVLSPVVAGWPTAFGTLLALRDANLENTAALPQWLAIGQSHSIAELLEALELLGVPWVNTIAADRDGQALYGDVGAIPNISVAKLDECGKTPLTELLTSQGFPSLDGSRSACEWGVSPGVREGLFAADQLPALQNTTYVANANDSYWLSNPAQLLTDYSPVIGREDVAQSFRTRLTFMQAEERIAGTDGLGLPGFDRELLEQMLYLNRNIGADLVLDDVIEICSGVDDWPAYSNAPAQAAEACEVLSLWDTRYNSDSTGPHIWEEFWGRLTDVADVWAVPFDVTDPVHTPRELNRSNLDVVEGVKRALGEAVDELIVRGLPMNRSWGEVQYKEVDGDRIPISGGSGASMFSVISSRYVGDQGRGYIRHGNSYIQVVTWDDSRCPDASSVLTYSQSTNPASPHFADMTRVYSAKEWVDMPFCADDIEADTVSEIVLEAVAEPLS encoded by the coding sequence ATGAGAAATCTAAGCGGATTGTTGTGGTTGGGGGCGGTGGTAACGGTCCTTGCGGGCTGTTCCGGCAGTAATTCGGACGAACCCCCGATGCGCGCGGAAATTGTGCGCACGAGCTTCGGCATCCCTCATATCAAGGCAGACAACTTCAAAGGGCTCGGCTACGGCTATGGCTACGCGTTCTCGCAGGATAATTATTGCGAATTGATGAAGGAAGTCGTCCGTGCCAACGGTCGCTCCGCACTTTTTCTGGGAGACGAGGGCAACTTCGACGCCGATGTAGTCTACAGCTTTTTCAACAACGACGAATATATCGAAAACGAATTCATGGCGGCGGCACCACGGGATCTCGACGATCTGGTGGTCGGTTATGCGGCAGGTATGAATCGCTATTTGCGCGAGACCGGCGCCGAGGGATTGCCTGAAGGTGAGACCGGCTGTCGAGAGGCTGCCTACGTGCGCGAGGTGACGCCGATGGATCTGGCCAAGGTCTACCGCAAGCTGATTTTGCGGGGGTCGATGGATCCTTTGATTCGTGCGGTCACCTCGGCTGCACCGCCCGAATCGCTGGCGGCCGCCCCTCGTGTCGAGGCCCAGAGCTTTGCCTTTCAGGCTGAGGATCTCGGGTTTATACCGCCGAGCGAATTCGGCAGCAATGCGTATGCCATCGGAAGAGACGCTTCCCGGTCGGGCAAGGGACTTCTGTTCGGAAATCCTCATTTCCCGTGGAACGGTCCACAGCGGTTTTATAATGTTCATCTGGAAATTCCCGGCGTCTACAATGTTGCGGGTGCATCGTTGTTTGGCGTCCCTTTGGTGAACATCGGTTTCAATGAGGATCTCGCATGGACGCATACCGTCTCCACGGCGCGTCGATTCGCCTTCGTGGAACTGAGGATCCTCCCCACCGATCCCATGCGCTACCAGTATGACGATGAGGTTCGCGAGATCACCTCGCACCCCGTCACCGTGGAGGTCCGTCTCGAGGACGGTAGCGTGGAGGAACGCACCAAAACGATCTATATGAGCCACGTCGGCCCGATTGTGGATTTGGGTGTGCTGAGCCCGGTCGTGGCGGGTTGGCCAACGGCGTTTGGTACGCTCCTGGCTCTTCGGGATGCCAATCTGGAAAACACCGCGGCCCTTCCGCAGTGGCTGGCGATCGGCCAGTCTCATAGCATCGCGGAACTGCTGGAAGCGCTTGAGCTGCTGGGTGTGCCCTGGGTGAATACGATCGCGGCCGATCGAGATGGTCAGGCCCTTTACGGCGATGTCGGCGCGATTCCGAATATCTCCGTAGCCAAGCTCGATGAATGCGGAAAGACGCCGCTGACGGAGTTGCTGACATCGCAAGGGTTCCCCTCTCTCGACGGATCACGCTCTGCTTGTGAATGGGGCGTTTCCCCGGGAGTTCGGGAAGGGCTCTTTGCTGCCGATCAATTACCGGCTCTTCAGAACACGACCTATGTTGCCAATGCGAATGACAGCTATTGGCTCTCCAACCCCGCGCAGCTTTTGACGGACTACTCTCCGGTCATCGGGCGGGAAGACGTGGCGCAGTCCTTCCGCACCCGGTTGACGTTCATGCAGGCTGAAGAGCGGATTGCGGGGACCGATGGATTGGGCCTGCCAGGCTTTGACCGCGAGTTGCTCGAACAGATGCTCTACCTTAATCGGAATATCGGGGCCGATCTCGTGCTCGATGACGTCATCGAGATCTGCTCCGGAGTCGACGACTGGCCAGCGTACAGCAATGCGCCGGCTCAGGCGGCCGAGGCCTGCGAGGTTCTGTCGCTATGGGATACCCGCTATAATAGCGACAGCACGGGACCTCATATCTGGGAAGAGTTCTGGGGGAGGTTGACCGATGTTGCGGATGTGTGGGCGGTGCCCTTTGATGTGACAGATCCGGTTCATACGCCTCGCGAACTCAACCGAAGCAATCTCGATGTTGTGGAAGGCGTGAAGCGTGCTTTGGGCGAAGCAGTCGATGAATTGATTGTGCGTGGACTGCCCATGAATCGTTCTTGGGGCGAGGTGCAGTACAAGGAGGTCGATGGGGATCGTATCCCGATCTCCGGCGGATCAGGTGCTTCGATGTTCAGCGTGATTTCGTCTCGCTACGTCGGCGACCAGGGGCGCGGCTATATCCGTCACGGCAACAGCTATATTCAGGTAGTGACCTGGGATGACAGTCGCTGTCCCGATGCCTCGAGCGTTCTGACCTACTCGCAGTCGACCAATCCCGCGTCCCCGCATTTTGCGGATATGACGCGTGTCTACTCGGCAAAAGAATGGGT
- a CDS encoding L-type lectin-domain containing protein: MKEYNPNVRRIDLRSCLVAAALSLSLLIAPDALAIDVDIKCRRDLGKGYRKLAVTAFKYQAKCHEDTIRGRDTPADCRDLESTDVAALKSVRKAEEKLAKLAAKSCAQSESPFASGLGYCPAPCGDRPNESFAGVVSCMSCLAKARATSAADAAYPSPQFNPEKDDLRCAASVGKATRILLDRRQKVQQRCRFLADRTSIEESCKEFNSFADPRDEVARAELKLQDAALACAAESPARLGLCAADPAALGECLTTTMDEIGEDTFNDLYPEPFLSLQSPTQGAFFQGTSIEAHGQFGGAAPERYSVYVNNEVAATTSTGGFSHSVQAGSGVLQPLVIELRHTSSQNVLLRQRRTLHQTSGIPLGSTEAAGLSFRLSDRGLDRLEPSLASMVEIDLPSLLPPGTLVIDDFEYLCVIGCLTTDVTINPSNGSNAPPPAVAGFRLGADARGAGVGYVEAEIVLQAVSLSARVVELGCDINVTSDAAVLRGNFDLWWAPADRTRIDVTQLGGIDVSFAGFSADTDCGDGFGSGLLESLVGNFLGDVESLVRDGFTGFLDNQSPGDDDTPIASAIEIALAGFAIQGVLGDSLGVGISAPIADIPIDDEGITIRNDLTLAANVGGGSGQCTPPAGSAEPLGVVVAAGDLPIFAAGTPVAGRAYDVALSLSRTVLNQLLAEETRCGLLVSNIEALAGAPITTDLLALVFPEIATIWPDTRPVRVEVRPGLAPFLTTQTGPAGEVAELRIGHLQLRFIVEDAGGDLQILNVLVDLRTGIEVGFDNILGLLEFVLGPLAANEIDVLVLENPLELNEALVSVTLQQLLPAALPNISSTLGSFPIPEILGKTFYGLEASALGGSLGVFADLLPAGTIVQRDFTGADFQTADFVLNGNAVWVEDPAPFFQPQPRRLRLTSNQTNQQGSAWYAGTQIDASQNWKAFYQFQLSYQGAEGADGLGFHLQSDGLDANPAENGTGLAGPRISVVVDTYNNGPQGTEESLYVLVNGAVLYFNNLLDFPSDPRPGSFPRVFRMELEYWAAAQELRIALFDEGSNAFLDERVSIDLRNLGPSHAGFSARTGNATQNHDVRSFLLAGTVPVLDLAPGQLRRARDFTGGDFETASMALVGDAFWTEDGAPIFSPYPRRLRLTNNGSGRNGSAWDAESRWDASASWSSISRFQITFGGPDGADGLGFHLQTNGTTINPNHHGFGLGGRRLSVVIDTWNNDDGADESLQVWLSGNRIYSNNLQDLASDPRPGSSPQVFRLEVRHVAPLNQLQIRLIDESGGGYLEETIGLNLDGWGASWAGFSATTGTAAENHDIRTWEFTGVPMP, from the coding sequence ATGAAAGAATATAACCCAAACGTTCGACGGATCGATCTACGGTCTTGCCTCGTGGCCGCGGCGCTCTCACTGTCGCTGCTGATCGCCCCAGATGCTCTCGCCATTGATGTAGATATCAAATGCCGACGGGACCTCGGCAAAGGCTACCGCAAGCTGGCCGTCACCGCTTTCAAGTACCAGGCCAAATGTCACGAAGACACCATAAGAGGGCGCGACACCCCGGCTGATTGTCGGGATCTCGAGAGCACTGATGTCGCAGCGCTGAAGTCCGTTCGCAAGGCAGAGGAGAAGCTCGCCAAACTTGCTGCAAAAAGTTGTGCGCAAAGCGAAAGCCCCTTCGCCTCCGGCTTGGGATACTGCCCGGCACCCTGCGGCGACCGACCGAATGAGAGCTTTGCCGGTGTAGTGAGTTGCATGAGTTGTCTCGCCAAGGCCCGCGCTACAAGCGCGGCCGACGCCGCCTACCCGTCACCTCAGTTCAACCCGGAAAAAGATGATCTGCGCTGTGCCGCGAGCGTCGGGAAGGCAACTCGCATTCTTCTTGACCGACGCCAGAAGGTCCAGCAACGCTGCCGCTTCCTCGCGGATCGGACAAGCATCGAAGAGTCCTGCAAGGAGTTCAACAGCTTTGCCGATCCTCGCGACGAAGTCGCCAGGGCCGAGCTCAAACTGCAGGATGCGGCACTCGCATGTGCGGCGGAAAGCCCTGCTCGGTTGGGGCTTTGCGCAGCCGATCCCGCCGCTCTCGGCGAATGTCTCACGACAACCATGGACGAAATCGGCGAGGATACCTTCAATGATTTGTACCCCGAACCTTTCCTGAGCCTGCAATCCCCCACTCAGGGAGCGTTCTTCCAGGGCACCTCGATCGAGGCTCACGGTCAATTCGGGGGGGCAGCGCCCGAAAGATATTCCGTCTACGTCAACAACGAAGTTGCCGCGACCACCAGCACGGGGGGCTTCTCCCACAGCGTGCAGGCCGGCTCGGGAGTTCTGCAGCCTCTGGTGATTGAGCTGCGCCATACCAGCTCGCAGAACGTCCTGCTTCGTCAACGCCGAACTCTTCACCAAACCTCGGGGATCCCGCTGGGCTCTACCGAGGCTGCCGGCCTCTCCTTCCGCCTGTCTGATCGAGGGCTCGATCGTCTGGAACCGTCGCTCGCCTCCATGGTCGAGATCGACCTACCCTCACTTCTCCCACCCGGCACTCTGGTCATCGACGACTTCGAATACCTTTGCGTGATCGGATGTCTCACCACGGACGTCACCATCAACCCCTCCAACGGCAGCAATGCACCACCGCCCGCAGTGGCCGGGTTCCGACTGGGTGCCGACGCACGCGGCGCCGGTGTGGGCTACGTGGAGGCCGAAATCGTCCTGCAAGCTGTGTCGTTGAGCGCCCGCGTTGTCGAACTTGGCTGTGACATCAACGTCACCTCGGACGCCGCCGTTCTTCGCGGCAACTTCGACCTCTGGTGGGCCCCCGCCGATCGCACCAGAATCGACGTCACACAGCTCGGAGGCATCGACGTCAGCTTCGCCGGCTTCAGCGCCGACACCGATTGCGGCGACGGCTTTGGCAGCGGACTGCTCGAGAGCCTTGTCGGAAATTTCCTCGGCGATGTGGAGTCGCTTGTGCGCGACGGATTCACCGGATTCCTCGACAATCAATCTCCAGGCGATGACGATACGCCCATTGCTTCGGCAATCGAAATTGCTCTCGCCGGCTTCGCCATTCAGGGCGTACTGGGCGACAGCCTCGGCGTCGGCATCAGCGCGCCAATCGCCGATATCCCGATCGACGACGAGGGCATCACCATTCGCAATGACCTGACTCTGGCCGCGAATGTGGGCGGCGGAAGCGGTCAATGCACGCCGCCTGCAGGATCCGCGGAACCGCTGGGTGTCGTCGTCGCCGCCGGCGACTTGCCGATCTTTGCTGCGGGAACGCCCGTTGCGGGTCGCGCTTACGATGTCGCACTCTCACTCTCGCGAACCGTCCTGAACCAACTGCTGGCCGAAGAGACCCGATGCGGTCTGCTGGTAAGCAACATCGAGGCTCTGGCCGGTGCCCCGATCACCACCGACCTGCTGGCGCTCGTCTTTCCCGAAATCGCTACCATCTGGCCCGATACGAGACCCGTCCGCGTCGAGGTTCGTCCCGGACTGGCGCCCTTTCTCACAACCCAGACAGGTCCGGCCGGCGAGGTCGCCGAGCTAAGGATCGGCCATCTCCAGCTTCGTTTTATCGTCGAGGACGCCGGAGGAGATCTGCAAATCCTGAATGTTCTCGTCGATCTCCGCACGGGCATTGAAGTGGGCTTCGATAATATTCTCGGCCTTCTCGAGTTTGTACTGGGACCGCTGGCAGCCAATGAGATCGACGTTCTCGTTCTGGAAAACCCGCTGGAGCTCAACGAAGCGCTCGTGTCCGTGACCCTGCAGCAATTGCTCCCCGCCGCCCTCCCGAACATCAGCTCGACGTTGGGCAGCTTCCCGATTCCCGAGATTCTCGGGAAGACATTCTATGGACTCGAAGCCTCCGCCCTCGGCGGCAGTCTGGGGGTCTTTGCCGACCTGCTGCCCGCCGGAACGATCGTGCAACGCGACTTCACGGGAGCCGATTTTCAGACAGCCGATTTTGTCCTCAACGGCAACGCAGTCTGGGTTGAAGACCCCGCACCTTTTTTCCAGCCGCAACCGAGACGACTACGCCTCACCAGCAACCAGACAAACCAACAGGGTTCAGCCTGGTACGCCGGCACACAAATCGATGCGAGCCAGAACTGGAAGGCCTTCTATCAGTTCCAGCTCTCTTATCAGGGAGCCGAAGGCGCCGATGGGCTCGGGTTTCATCTGCAATCCGATGGTCTCGACGCGAACCCGGCCGAGAATGGAACCGGACTTGCCGGCCCGCGGATTTCCGTCGTGGTTGACACCTACAACAACGGGCCGCAAGGAACCGAGGAATCGCTTTATGTTCTGGTCAACGGTGCCGTCCTGTACTTCAACAACCTCCTCGATTTCCCATCGGATCCGAGGCCCGGGTCCTTTCCTCGAGTTTTCCGGATGGAGTTGGAGTACTGGGCTGCCGCTCAGGAATTAAGGATTGCGCTTTTCGACGAGGGCTCGAACGCTTTTCTCGATGAACGCGTAAGCATCGACCTGCGCAACCTGGGACCATCCCATGCGGGCTTCTCGGCGCGTACCGGCAACGCGACGCAGAACCATGACGTGCGTTCCTTTCTCCTCGCCGGGACGGTGCCGGTCCTCGATCTCGCGCCCGGACAGTTACGCCGTGCGCGAGATTTCACCGGCGGCGATTTCGAGACCGCCAGCATGGCCCTCGTTGGCGATGCGTTCTGGACCGAAGACGGGGCTCCAATCTTCTCGCCCTATCCGCGACGACTGCGCCTGACGAACAATGGCTCGGGTCGCAATGGCTCGGCCTGGGATGCGGAGAGTCGCTGGGATGCCTCCGCAAGTTGGAGCTCGATCAGCCGTTTCCAGATCACCTTTGGCGGTCCCGATGGGGCCGATGGACTTGGTTTCCATCTGCAAACCAACGGCACGACGATCAACCCGAACCACCATGGGTTTGGTCTCGGCGGACGCCGACTCTCCGTCGTCATCGACACCTGGAACAACGACGATGGGGCCGACGAATCTCTGCAGGTGTGGCTTTCGGGCAATCGAATCTACTCGAATAACCTTCAGGATCTGGCCAGCGACCCCCGCCCCGGCTCGAGCCCGCAAGTCTTTCGGCTCGAAGTTCGCCACGTGGCGCCCTTGAACCAATTGCAGATCCGACTGATTGACGAGTCCGGCGGTGGCTATCTCGAAGAGACCATCGGTCTGAACCTCGATGGCTGGGGGGCCTCCTGGGCCGGATTCTCGGCCACCACAGGGACAGCTGCGGAGAATCATGATATCCGAACTTGGGAGTTTACCGGAGTACCCATGCCATGA
- a CDS encoding GxGYxYP family putative glycoside hydrolase, with the protein MNLNDNKRNSAHLCGLLLVILSLAAPAEAITDVSIAARKLVIRDKSAIGAKSSVVFVARDKEGLVEVGTGTDPGSVEAELQVFYPDGQPVAQFRVPVGSAPGVRGWRKLTGGFSFTNKATDPESLDTLTTVKSLLARSGKVLKVVARSAGDLDSNLRALGAPTGPVDTVLTIRNAGEEVRHCSRFESCRFKSSGGGLLANLVCKNAAPGPCPSSASRTRIEKAREPLHLYVVRTSELTSGEQVMVAGLQGLVARTSPAQIYLDPGAGGYRTWLEDLAATRGVTYEEVSDAWWLVDRFRDLLRGHLVWQAGDHSISVANSLAGIENALLVDASMEGRALARGLERIADLRSMNEGLILDNYASRLNPVVAFEQREEFTQQLRDYAVLSRAMVFFDGNSEFRNNLVETLAPDAAIYGWGDASIGEDVFVGASSDRGAFTIAADHAHNIAPLSGIPAHQQTQPNQPAASASPGKHYASFLMTDGDNIQWLLGTFATDARWYGSPLRGSFDMGYGMAPALAELAPSVLHWYYANAATGSGEDYFVVGPSGGGYLYPSRYPTAALDTHIERLAGWMSLADLSLIQILDAEARERLDLWDRFTAREEIEGLFYLEYADYADGRGRVNWSNGKPIIAPRGKLWTGLANSDAASIISLLNNARRDSSSVAGYSLINVAAWDQSFGLVQSVVASLSPDVEIVTPGELVQLMQDNVPHQIAFHHDFTGASFETSDLTLVGSTFWVRDEDALFQPNPQRLRLTNNGGGQVGSAWLSQPIDASESWSTAFRLQISHLVNGGADGMSFYLQPDGLAANPGIRGSFTGSALTVAVDTWDNGEGTSESLEVLLGDNRIFFNDLLDFTADPTPGSTGHVYRLELDYLSALRQLRIRLIDEGSAAALENWVEVDLASFGSMYAGFSAQTGGSAQNHDLRTWTLSAAAP; encoded by the coding sequence ATGAACCTGAACGACAACAAGCGCAACAGCGCTCACCTCTGCGGCCTTCTTTTGGTCATCCTCAGTTTGGCGGCTCCCGCGGAGGCCATCACCGATGTTTCCATCGCCGCCCGGAAACTCGTGATCCGGGACAAGTCGGCGATCGGTGCCAAATCAAGCGTAGTTTTCGTCGCGCGCGACAAGGAAGGCCTGGTCGAGGTTGGGACCGGCACCGATCCCGGTTCCGTGGAAGCAGAGCTGCAGGTATTCTACCCGGACGGGCAACCCGTCGCTCAGTTCCGCGTCCCCGTGGGCTCGGCACCCGGAGTCCGTGGCTGGCGGAAGCTGACCGGCGGATTTTCCTTCACCAACAAGGCGACGGACCCCGAATCGCTCGACACGCTCACGACTGTCAAATCGCTGCTCGCTCGGTCGGGGAAGGTATTGAAGGTCGTGGCGCGCAGCGCCGGCGATCTCGACAGCAATCTCCGCGCACTTGGAGCTCCCACAGGTCCGGTCGACACTGTTCTGACCATACGTAATGCAGGCGAAGAGGTCCGCCATTGCTCGCGCTTCGAATCGTGTCGATTCAAGTCTTCCGGTGGCGGTCTGCTGGCCAATCTGGTCTGCAAGAATGCCGCGCCAGGGCCATGCCCAAGCAGCGCGTCGCGGACACGGATCGAAAAAGCCCGCGAGCCACTCCACCTCTACGTCGTTCGCACAAGCGAACTGACCTCAGGCGAGCAGGTCATGGTCGCGGGGCTCCAAGGTCTTGTGGCCAGAACCAGCCCCGCGCAAATCTATCTTGACCCTGGTGCCGGCGGCTATCGCACCTGGCTGGAAGATCTCGCCGCAACTCGCGGCGTCACTTACGAGGAGGTCTCGGACGCGTGGTGGCTTGTGGACCGATTCCGCGACCTGTTGCGCGGACACCTTGTTTGGCAAGCTGGCGATCACTCGATCAGTGTGGCCAACTCTCTGGCCGGTATCGAAAACGCCTTATTGGTGGATGCTTCCATGGAAGGGCGCGCGCTGGCGCGCGGCCTCGAGCGGATCGCCGACCTGCGCAGCATGAACGAAGGGTTGATCCTTGATAACTACGCAAGCCGGCTGAACCCGGTTGTCGCCTTTGAGCAACGCGAAGAATTCACCCAACAGCTACGCGACTACGCCGTGCTCTCTCGCGCCATGGTCTTCTTCGACGGCAACTCGGAGTTTCGCAACAACCTTGTGGAAACGTTGGCCCCCGATGCCGCAATCTACGGCTGGGGAGACGCGAGTATTGGCGAAGATGTCTTCGTGGGCGCGAGCTCCGACCGAGGGGCGTTCACCATCGCCGCTGACCATGCCCATAATATCGCACCTCTCAGCGGGATCCCGGCACACCAACAAACCCAACCAAACCAACCCGCTGCCAGCGCATCCCCCGGCAAACACTACGCTTCCTTCCTCATGACCGATGGCGATAATATCCAATGGCTGCTCGGCACCTTCGCCACCGACGCGCGCTGGTACGGTAGTCCGCTCCGCGGGAGTTTCGATATGGGCTACGGAATGGCACCTGCCCTCGCCGAACTCGCTCCCTCGGTTCTGCATTGGTACTACGCGAACGCGGCCACCGGCAGCGGCGAGGACTATTTTGTCGTCGGCCCTTCCGGGGGCGGCTATCTCTACCCGAGCCGCTATCCCACCGCAGCGCTGGACACCCATATCGAGCGTCTGGCGGGATGGATGTCCCTGGCGGACCTCAGCCTGATCCAGATTCTCGACGCCGAAGCCAGAGAGCGACTCGATCTTTGGGATCGCTTTACCGCACGAGAGGAGATCGAGGGTCTCTTCTATCTGGAATACGCAGACTATGCGGATGGTCGTGGCCGGGTGAACTGGTCCAATGGAAAGCCCATCATTGCACCGCGCGGCAAGCTGTGGACCGGCCTTGCCAACTCGGATGCCGCCTCGATCATTTCCCTGCTGAACAATGCTCGCCGCGACTCGAGCAGCGTAGCCGGCTACAGCCTGATCAATGTCGCGGCCTGGGATCAGTCCTTTGGTCTGGTCCAGAGCGTCGTGGCGAGCCTCTCACCCGACGTCGAAATCGTGACACCCGGTGAATTGGTCCAACTGATGCAGGATAACGTTCCCCATCAGATCGCCTTTCACCATGATTTTACCGGTGCCTCTTTTGAAACCTCCGATCTCACACTGGTCGGATCCACCTTCTGGGTTCGCGACGAGGACGCTCTCTTCCAGCCCAACCCGCAACGGCTGCGCCTGACCAACAATGGCGGTGGTCAGGTGGGTTCGGCCTGGTTGTCCCAGCCCATCGATGCTTCAGAAAGCTGGTCGACAGCCTTCCGGCTGCAGATCAGCCATCTGGTCAACGGCGGCGCCGATGGAATGTCTTTCTACCTGCAACCAGATGGGCTGGCCGCGAACCCGGGCATCCGCGGTTCCTTTACCGGGTCGGCACTGACCGTCGCCGTCGACACCTGGGATAATGGCGAAGGTACCAGCGAATCCCTCGAAGTTCTGCTCGGGGACAACCGAATCTTCTTCAACGACCTGCTTGACTTCACCGCTGACCCGACGCCTGGCTCCACCGGTCATGTATATCGGCTGGAACTGGACTACCTGAGCGCACTGCGTCAACTGCGAATCCGCCTGATCGACGAAGGCAGCGCCGCGGCACTGGAGAACTGGGTGGAGGTGGACCTCGCGAGTTTCGGTTCCATGTACGCCGGTTTTTCTGCCCAGACGGGGGGATCCGCGCAGAATCACGACCTGCGGACCTGGACTCTCTCCGCAGCCGCACCCTAG
- a CDS encoding sulfotransferase, which produces MSPLPNRACGPESLVAGAALWEKRGMGWTPTPQASWVESFNALGDNLGNAAMAEMISLQESEVLAAAENATGFSDFGDEGFRDGLGRLLQALEAEAELSFLGRLLARQEIQRILQTRLQIRDTLRAQPEILEEPVEAPVFITGLARTGTTFLHELLTQDPRNRVPMLWETMYPAPPPETASFLTDPRIEKADREIRIMDEIVPSFPAMHENAGNLPTECIFLLAQEFATDLFSGAFEIPSYSAWMSTTDKLASYQAHRRLLQLLQSRHRLDRWVLKAPSHLSQLPELFAVYPDARVVITHRDPLQVLGSLTNLMATLRGMRSRSVDYASVVWQMSLGYEMLVQRVVEQRSAGLLPEDQIFDIRYPELLADPSGSISRLYAWLGIDLHASVLDGIESFLAKRPQDKHGLHQYGFADTGLELGTERAKYLGYQERFGVASEI; this is translated from the coding sequence ATGAGTCCGCTGCCAAATCGAGCATGCGGGCCCGAATCTCTTGTCGCGGGCGCGGCACTCTGGGAGAAACGTGGCATGGGATGGACGCCGACACCGCAGGCCTCATGGGTCGAGAGTTTTAATGCCCTGGGGGATAATCTGGGCAATGCCGCCATGGCCGAGATGATTTCGCTGCAAGAGTCCGAGGTCCTCGCTGCCGCAGAAAATGCCACCGGCTTTTCGGACTTCGGGGACGAGGGGTTCCGCGACGGGTTAGGGCGCCTGCTGCAAGCTCTCGAAGCCGAGGCCGAGCTGAGCTTTCTCGGACGCCTGTTGGCGCGGCAGGAAATTCAGCGCATCCTCCAGACGCGATTGCAGATCCGGGATACCTTGCGTGCGCAGCCCGAGATCCTCGAGGAACCTGTCGAGGCGCCGGTTTTCATTACCGGGTTGGCGCGCACGGGAACGACATTTCTGCACGAACTCTTGACCCAGGATCCCCGCAACCGTGTTCCGATGCTCTGGGAGACGATGTATCCCGCGCCACCACCGGAGACAGCGAGTTTTTTGACCGATCCGCGCATCGAGAAGGCGGACCGCGAGATTCGTATCATGGACGAGATCGTGCCGTCGTTTCCCGCGATGCATGAAAATGCCGGCAACCTGCCTACCGAGTGTATTTTTCTGCTGGCACAGGAATTCGCGACCGATTTGTTCTCGGGTGCTTTCGAAATCCCGAGTTATTCGGCATGGATGTCCACCACCGACAAGTTGGCCTCCTATCAGGCGCATCGACGATTGCTGCAGTTGTTGCAATCGCGCCACCGTTTGGACCGTTGGGTGTTGAAGGCGCCGTCACATCTTTCTCAGTTGCCCGAGCTCTTTGCGGTCTACCCGGATGCGCGCGTTGTCATCACGCATCGAGACCCGCTCCAGGTTTTGGGCTCTCTGACAAATCTCATGGCGACGCTGCGCGGAATGCGGAGTCGATCCGTCGACTATGCCTCGGTGGTCTGGCAGATGTCGCTGGGGTACGAAATGCTGGTGCAGCGTGTTGTAGAGCAGCGGTCGGCCGGATTGCTTCCGGAAGATCAGATCTTTGATATCCGCTATCCCGAGCTGCTCGCCGATCCCTCCGGTTCGATTTCGCGTTTGTACGCCTGGCTGGGCATCGATCTGCACGCGAGCGTGCTCGACGGGATCGAGAGTTTTCTGGCGAAGCGGCCGCAGGACAAGCATGGTCTCCACCAATACGGCTTTGCCGATACCGGGCTTGAGCTGGGGACCGAAAGAGCCAAATACCTCGGATATCAGGAGCGCTTTGGGGTGGCGTCGGAGATCTGA